A single genomic interval of Tsukamurella paurometabola harbors:
- a CDS encoding biotin transporter BioY — MFNAATYRATPRDLALVAVFTALTAVLAMPTITISGIAPITLQTLGFMLAASLLGFPWGGASVALYVLLIVVGLPIGAGGRGGLAVLTGPTGGFLIGGIVGALVTGWLVDTWGRTNPVTVGLANIIGLVLIVYAIGLPWLGWRTGSGLFAKLTLGFQFVPGDLIKVVITSLVVVTVARAYPAVAKKRA, encoded by the coding sequence GTGTTCAACGCCGCCACGTATCGCGCGACGCCGCGCGATCTCGCCCTCGTCGCCGTCTTCACCGCCCTGACGGCGGTGCTGGCGATGCCCACCATCACGATCAGCGGCATCGCGCCCATCACCCTGCAGACCCTGGGGTTCATGCTGGCCGCGTCGCTGCTCGGCTTTCCGTGGGGCGGGGCGTCGGTCGCGCTGTACGTGCTGCTCATCGTCGTGGGGCTGCCCATCGGCGCGGGCGGGCGCGGCGGCCTGGCGGTGCTCACCGGCCCGACCGGCGGCTTCCTGATCGGGGGCATCGTCGGCGCGCTGGTCACCGGCTGGCTCGTCGACACCTGGGGCCGCACCAATCCGGTCACGGTGGGACTCGCCAACATCATCGGGCTCGTGCTCATCGTCTACGCCATCGGCCTGCCGTGGCTGGGCTGGCGCACCGGCTCGGGCCTGTTCGCCAAGCTCACGCTGGGATTCCAGTTCGTCCCCGGCGACCTGATCAAGGTCGTCATCACGTCGCTCGTCGTGGTGACGGTCGCGCGGGCCTATCCGGCCGTCGCGAAGAAGCGGGCATGA
- a CDS encoding energy-coupling factor ABC transporter ATP-binding protein → MIRLDDVHHAYDDRPVLRGITAELSERRIGIIGANGSGKSTLARTFNGLVVPDSGTVETLGLDMRKKRSEVRRRVGFMFADASAQIVMPTPAEDVALSLRPPGRGRKQPVDAERVAAVLAEFGLADHADAPAQLLSSGQKQMLAFASVLVTDPEILVCDEPTTLLDLRNVLKVRDRLAALEQQVILLTHHLDMLDDFDRVLVMDDGALVHDGPPAESIAFYRELAAR, encoded by the coding sequence ATGATCCGGCTGGACGACGTCCACCACGCCTACGACGACCGCCCCGTCCTGCGCGGCATCACCGCGGAGCTGTCGGAGCGGCGGATCGGCATCATCGGCGCCAACGGCTCCGGCAAGTCGACGCTCGCGCGGACGTTCAACGGCCTCGTCGTACCCGATTCCGGCACCGTCGAGACCCTGGGCCTGGACATGCGGAAGAAGCGGTCCGAGGTGCGTCGCCGGGTCGGCTTCATGTTCGCCGACGCCTCCGCGCAGATCGTCATGCCCACGCCGGCCGAGGACGTCGCGCTGTCGCTGCGCCCGCCCGGCCGGGGCCGGAAGCAGCCCGTCGACGCCGAGCGGGTGGCCGCGGTGCTCGCCGAGTTCGGGCTCGCCGATCACGCCGACGCGCCCGCGCAGCTGTTGAGTTCGGGGCAGAAGCAGATGCTCGCGTTCGCCTCGGTGCTGGTCACGGACCCGGAGATCCTGGTCTGCGACGAGCCGACGACCCTGCTCGACCTGCGCAACGTGCTCAAGGTGCGGGACCGGCTCGCCGCGCTGGAGCAGCAGGTCATCCTGCTCACCCACCACCTGGACATGCTCGACGACTTCGACCGGGTGCTGGTGATGGACGACGGTGCCCTGGTCCACGACGGCCCGCCGGCCGAGTCGATCGCCTTCTACCGCGAGCTGGCGGCCCGCTGA
- a CDS encoding energy-coupling factor transporter transmembrane component T family protein has translation MLGRYVPRDSPLHRTPAAVKLVAMLALVTFLAILPRPVPLAVSALVVAAFFPVARLRPVHLWRALRPALVFAVVLTAFYLLSQGLSDGARAAVGPVGQLVVGVLAGNLLVFTTRASDLAALAGRVLGWRVELLVALTIRSIPTVIAVVRQTREAAWARGQRASLVRVLPTVLVRLIRDADLLGEALAARGL, from the coding sequence ATGCTCGGCCGCTACGTCCCGCGCGACTCGCCGCTGCATCGCACGCCGGCCGCGGTGAAGCTGGTGGCGATGCTCGCGCTGGTGACGTTCCTGGCGATCCTGCCGCGCCCGGTGCCGCTCGCCGTTTCCGCGCTGGTCGTGGCCGCGTTCTTCCCGGTGGCTCGGCTGCGCCCCGTGCACCTGTGGCGGGCGCTGCGCCCGGCGCTGGTGTTCGCGGTGGTGCTCACCGCGTTCTACCTGCTCAGTCAGGGGCTTTCCGACGGTGCCCGCGCGGCCGTCGGTCCCGTCGGGCAGCTCGTGGTGGGCGTGCTCGCGGGCAACCTGCTGGTGTTCACCACCCGCGCGAGCGACCTCGCGGCGCTCGCGGGGCGGGTCCTCGGCTGGCGCGTGGAGCTGCTGGTCGCGCTGACGATCCGCTCCATCCCGACGGTGATCGCCGTCGTCCGGCAGACCCGCGAGGCCGCGTGGGCGCGAGGGCAGCGCGCGTCGCTGGTCCGGGTCCTCCCGACGGTGCTGGTCCGCCTGATCCGCGACGCTGACCTGCTCGGTGAGGCTCTCGCCGCCCGCGGGCTGTAG
- a CDS encoding TIGR03767 family metallophosphoesterase, which produces MTTRRGFLRAGAVAALATATAAATGRIAHALPGTTVAGNITGTTLERVSVPGQPRAGGYRPLVDGAGWPLYVRQELATAGGTREATRAPLASFVQLTDMHIVDAQSPARFEFVHPFQAPAFRPQETLTTQGAVSLVERINAIGAGPFTGRAFDCVITTGDNTDNREFAELTWFQTVLSGGTVIPNTGAPDRFEGLQAHGAALYWQPESPYWDMYKDKGFQQIPGFLRAAIGAHTSPGLRMPWYAVVGNHDDSLLGTLPNGIADWLYLSPVKLDIPHTDPAALAIARALTTDPAQVGPMLTKLKLSGPVIPVTVDAKRAPFSPRDFVRRHFDPAVTGPGPVGHGFSSPDGPTWYTFQLAPGVLGIALDTTNNLGIAEGTIGEKQLAWLVAQLKARPDQLVIVFSHHTSRSMTAKLPDPEEPGEKQYDGGVLVKTLTDHPNVIAWVNGHTHKNEMIPHAGPTPKQSFWEINTASHVDFPQLARIIEVADNRDGTLSLFTPLIEAASPATANPSDLSAKGLASLYRELAYNDIHRDDELLGAEADRNCELLLPHPLR; this is translated from the coding sequence ATGACCACACGCCGGGGATTCCTGCGCGCGGGCGCCGTCGCCGCGCTCGCCACCGCCACCGCCGCCGCGACCGGCCGCATCGCCCACGCCCTGCCCGGCACCACGGTCGCCGGGAACATCACCGGCACCACCCTCGAGCGGGTGAGCGTGCCCGGCCAGCCCCGGGCCGGCGGCTACCGCCCCCTGGTCGACGGTGCCGGCTGGCCCCTGTACGTGCGCCAGGAACTGGCGACCGCCGGCGGCACCCGCGAGGCCACCCGCGCCCCGCTGGCCTCCTTCGTGCAGCTCACCGACATGCACATCGTCGATGCGCAGAGCCCCGCCCGGTTCGAGTTCGTCCACCCGTTCCAGGCACCGGCCTTCCGACCGCAGGAGACCCTGACCACGCAGGGCGCCGTCTCGCTCGTCGAGCGGATCAACGCGATCGGTGCCGGCCCGTTCACCGGTCGCGCCTTCGACTGCGTCATCACCACCGGGGACAACACCGACAACCGCGAGTTCGCCGAGCTCACCTGGTTCCAGACCGTGCTCTCCGGCGGCACCGTCATCCCCAACACCGGCGCCCCCGACCGCTTCGAGGGCCTCCAGGCGCACGGCGCCGCACTCTACTGGCAGCCCGAATCCCCGTACTGGGACATGTACAAGGACAAGGGCTTCCAGCAGATCCCCGGTTTCCTGCGCGCCGCCATCGGCGCCCACACCAGCCCCGGCCTGCGGATGCCCTGGTACGCCGTCGTCGGCAACCACGACGACAGCCTGCTCGGCACCCTGCCCAACGGCATCGCGGACTGGCTCTACCTCTCCCCCGTCAAGCTCGACATCCCGCACACCGACCCCGCGGCCCTCGCCATCGCGCGCGCCCTCACGACGGACCCCGCGCAGGTGGGGCCGATGCTCACCAAGCTCAAGCTCTCCGGGCCGGTGATCCCCGTGACCGTCGACGCCAAGCGCGCTCCGTTCAGCCCCCGCGACTTCGTGCGCCGGCACTTCGACCCCGCGGTCACCGGGCCCGGCCCCGTCGGCCACGGCTTCTCCAGCCCGGACGGCCCCACCTGGTACACCTTCCAACTCGCGCCGGGCGTGCTCGGGATCGCCCTCGACACCACCAACAACCTCGGCATCGCCGAGGGCACCATCGGGGAGAAGCAGCTGGCCTGGCTCGTCGCGCAGCTCAAGGCCCGCCCCGACCAGTTGGTCATCGTGTTCAGCCACCACACCTCACGGTCGATGACCGCCAAACTCCCCGACCCCGAGGAACCGGGCGAGAAGCAGTACGACGGCGGGGTCCTCGTGAAGACGCTCACCGACCACCCGAACGTCATCGCCTGGGTGAACGGCCACACCCACAAGAACGAGATGATCCCGCACGCCGGCCCCACGCCGAAGCAGAGCTTCTGGGAGATCAACACCGCCAGCCACGTCGACTTCCCGCAGCTGGCCCGGATCATCGAGGTCGCCGACAACCGCGACGGCACGCTCAGCCTGTTCACGCCGCTCATCGAGGCCGCGAGCCCGGCCACGGCGAACCCGTCGGACCTGAGCGCGAAGGGCCTCGCCAGCCTGTACCGCGAGCTCGCGTACAACGACATCCACCGCGACGACGAGCTCCTGGGCGCCGAGGCCGACCGCAACTGCGAGCTGCTCCTCCCCCACCCGCTGCGCTGA
- a CDS encoding ABC transporter substrate-binding protein, producing the protein MKRSFARRLAPAVVLLAATVGISACSNSNDDAKTPGNTEVATGGERFGTADAETAKLGTDAAPGVFPRTVKHARGVTEIPKKPERVVVLDSGELDSVLTLGIKPVGMVETDGASPVPTYLADKVQGVETVGKNTSLNLEAIAKLKPDLILGSELRISKQYDKLAAIAPTVFSIRPGFPWKENFRLIGAAVGEETKAKDALNSYADNAKALSAKFTGQKPTISLVRFMPGKLRLYGNKSLIGVILQDAGLPRAGNQGIDELATEISLENLSQADGDYIFYSSYGKPENTGETAALANPAWSQLSGVQKGKAFRVDDDVWYLGLGPTGANLIVKQLGEYLAK; encoded by the coding sequence ATGAAACGATCCTTCGCCCGCCGGCTCGCGCCCGCGGTCGTCCTGCTGGCCGCCACCGTCGGCATCAGCGCGTGCTCGAACTCGAACGACGACGCCAAGACCCCCGGGAACACCGAGGTCGCCACCGGCGGCGAGCGGTTCGGCACCGCCGACGCCGAGACGGCGAAGCTGGGCACCGACGCGGCGCCCGGCGTCTTCCCCCGCACCGTCAAGCACGCGCGCGGCGTCACCGAGATCCCGAAGAAGCCCGAGCGCGTCGTCGTGCTCGACAGCGGCGAGCTGGACTCCGTGCTCACCCTCGGCATCAAGCCGGTCGGCATGGTCGAGACCGACGGCGCCAGCCCCGTCCCGACCTACCTCGCCGACAAGGTCCAGGGCGTCGAGACCGTCGGCAAGAACACGAGCCTGAACCTCGAGGCCATTGCCAAGCTCAAGCCCGACCTCATCCTGGGCAGCGAGCTGCGCATCTCCAAGCAGTACGACAAGCTGGCCGCGATCGCGCCGACCGTCTTCTCCATCCGCCCCGGCTTCCCGTGGAAGGAGAACTTCCGGCTCATCGGCGCCGCGGTCGGCGAGGAGACGAAGGCCAAGGACGCCCTGAACTCGTACGCGGACAACGCGAAGGCGCTCAGCGCGAAGTTCACCGGCCAGAAGCCGACCATCTCCCTGGTCCGGTTCATGCCCGGCAAGCTGCGCCTGTACGGCAACAAGTCGCTCATCGGCGTGATCCTGCAGGACGCGGGCCTGCCGCGCGCCGGCAACCAGGGCATCGACGAGCTGGCCACCGAGATCTCGCTCGAGAACCTCTCGCAGGCCGACGGCGACTACATCTTCTACTCCAGCTACGGCAAGCCCGAGAACACCGGCGAGACCGCGGCCCTGGCGAACCCCGCGTGGTCCCAGCTCAGCGGCGTGCAGAAGGGCAAGGCCTTCCGCGTGGACGACGACGTCTGGTACCTGGGCCTCGGCCCGACCGGCGCCAACCTCATCGTCAAGCAGCTGGGCGAGTACCTGGCGAAGTAG
- a CDS encoding SDR family NAD(P)-dependent oxidoreductase yields the protein MSLSRSVRDIMQRRSLLPDPIDTALSGRGRTLRGLRIVVTGASAGIGREAALQLAERGAHVIAVARREPELEELCAVTGGEYRICDLTDTSSIDGLLSDLGEVDVLVNNAGHSIRRTIADSTERFHDYQRTMNLNYFAAVQLSLGVLPGMIERGRGQIVNVCTWGLLANTFPKFSAYAASKSALAIFGRSLNAERPHPGVRATNVYFPLVRTEMIAPTAEYAGASALEPDEAGRWIVRAVTHQPVEVSPAALRALLPVVDLLSPSTSDRTISSLT from the coding sequence ATGTCCCTCTCCCGGTCCGTGCGCGACATCATGCAGCGCCGCAGCCTGCTGCCCGATCCGATCGACACCGCGCTCTCCGGCCGGGGCCGCACGCTGCGCGGCCTCCGCATCGTCGTGACCGGGGCGTCGGCGGGCATCGGCCGCGAGGCCGCGCTGCAGCTCGCCGAGCGCGGCGCGCACGTCATCGCGGTCGCGCGGCGCGAGCCCGAGCTCGAGGAGCTGTGCGCGGTGACCGGCGGCGAGTACCGCATCTGCGACCTCACGGACACCTCGTCGATCGACGGGCTGCTGTCGGACCTCGGCGAGGTGGACGTGCTGGTCAACAACGCAGGACACTCCATCCGGCGGACCATCGCCGATTCCACGGAGCGCTTCCACGACTATCAGCGCACGATGAACCTCAACTACTTCGCCGCCGTCCAGCTCTCGCTGGGCGTGCTGCCGGGGATGATCGAGCGCGGCCGCGGCCAGATCGTCAACGTGTGCACCTGGGGCCTGCTCGCCAACACCTTTCCGAAGTTCTCGGCGTACGCGGCGTCGAAGAGCGCGCTGGCGATCTTCGGGCGGAGCCTGAACGCCGAGCGCCCGCACCCCGGCGTGCGCGCGACGAACGTCTACTTCCCGCTGGTCCGCACCGAGATGATCGCCCCCACCGCCGAATACGCGGGCGCCTCGGCGCTCGAACCGGACGAGGCCGGCCGGTGGATCGTCCGGGCCGTGACGCACCAGCCCGTCGAGGTCTCGCCCGCCGCGCTGCGCGCGCTGCTTCCCGTCGTGGACCTGCTGTCGCCGTCGACCTCCGACCGCACGATCTCGTCGCTGACCTGA
- a CDS encoding galactan 5-O-arabinofuranosyltransferase — MTDTRTVDAPEAPTAPSRAGDLALDLAAAAILAAAVGVVGWFAISTVEWPAYSSSNVTRAFSTVFQVVAIVVLAGCAVLLSRTVPAWQARLARLLSFATVAGFVTVTLALPLGGTSLYLGGISVDQQFRTEYLTRFTSSPRLADMTYIDMPPLYSPGWFWLGGRFAKLFGMEGWAAFQPWSIISLAVAAAVALALWLIVVGPARAIAATLATTVAMLLYGSAEPYGAAVAILLPPALILAWTAILRGRRGALVLVGVYLGVAVWFYTLYLGVAAFTIVLMGVVALAARWIRERRIEWRYPARVAAMGVIAIAIGLPAYGPYLWRAYRDGTDSKGSAFHYLPEQGSVLSFPMLHFTLLGALGMIGVVWILVKARSCPSAQALGLGIAGSYLWALLSMAVSPIGTTLLGFRTEPVLHILLAAAGALGAVTMVGALGDGYPRYRDAGVVLGALAAIGVAQTIPAQLAGEIAVAYSDTDGHGERGDRRPAGAESSYKDVDAAILAGTGRPRTDTVVLTADYGFLAIYPYWGFQNLTSNYANPLAHFTARSAAIESWAKLETPDELVKALGETPWRAPDAFVFRRSADGLSLRLAEDVYPNDPNVRRYTVVFPEKLFEDPRFTVTETGPFVVVVRK, encoded by the coding sequence GTGACTGACACGCGCACCGTCGACGCCCCCGAGGCCCCGACTGCACCGTCGCGGGCCGGGGACCTCGCCCTCGACCTCGCCGCCGCCGCGATCCTCGCGGCGGCGGTCGGCGTCGTCGGCTGGTTCGCCATCAGCACGGTCGAGTGGCCGGCGTACAGCAGCTCCAACGTCACCCGCGCCTTCTCCACCGTCTTCCAGGTCGTCGCAATCGTCGTGCTCGCCGGGTGCGCCGTGCTCCTGTCGCGGACCGTCCCCGCCTGGCAGGCCCGCCTCGCGCGCCTGCTCTCCTTCGCGACCGTGGCCGGCTTCGTCACCGTGACCCTGGCGCTGCCGCTCGGCGGCACCTCGCTCTACCTCGGCGGCATCTCCGTCGACCAGCAGTTCCGCACCGAGTACCTGACCCGGTTCACCTCGTCGCCGCGGCTGGCCGATATGACCTACATCGACATGCCGCCCCTGTACTCCCCCGGCTGGTTCTGGCTGGGCGGGCGGTTCGCGAAACTCTTCGGCATGGAGGGGTGGGCCGCGTTCCAGCCCTGGTCGATCATCTCCCTGGCCGTCGCCGCCGCCGTCGCGCTGGCCCTGTGGCTCATCGTCGTCGGGCCCGCCCGCGCCATCGCGGCCACCCTCGCCACCACCGTCGCGATGCTCCTCTACGGCTCCGCCGAACCCTACGGCGCGGCCGTCGCGATCCTGCTGCCGCCCGCGCTCATCCTCGCCTGGACCGCGATCCTCCGCGGCCGGCGGGGCGCGCTCGTCCTCGTCGGGGTGTACCTCGGCGTCGCGGTCTGGTTCTACACCCTCTACCTGGGCGTCGCGGCGTTCACGATCGTGCTCATGGGCGTGGTCGCGCTGGCCGCCAGGTGGATCCGCGAGCGCCGCATCGAGTGGCGCTACCCCGCGCGCGTGGCGGCGATGGGCGTCATCGCCATCGCGATCGGCCTCCCCGCGTACGGCCCGTACCTGTGGCGGGCGTACCGCGACGGCACCGACTCCAAGGGCTCCGCCTTCCACTACCTGCCCGAACAGGGTTCGGTGCTCTCGTTCCCCATGCTGCACTTCACGCTGCTGGGCGCGCTGGGCATGATCGGCGTCGTCTGGATCCTGGTGAAGGCCCGCTCCTGCCCCTCCGCGCAGGCACTCGGCCTGGGCATCGCCGGCTCCTATCTCTGGGCCCTGCTCTCGATGGCCGTCTCCCCCATCGGCACCACGCTGCTCGGTTTCCGCACCGAGCCGGTCCTGCACATCCTGCTCGCCGCCGCGGGTGCGCTCGGCGCCGTCACGATGGTCGGCGCGCTCGGCGACGGCTACCCCCGCTACCGCGACGCGGGCGTCGTGCTCGGCGCGCTCGCCGCGATCGGTGTGGCGCAGACGATCCCCGCCCAGCTGGCCGGGGAGATCGCGGTCGCGTACTCCGACACCGACGGCCACGGCGAGCGCGGCGACCGCAGGCCCGCGGGCGCGGAATCGTCGTACAAGGACGTGGACGCCGCCATCCTCGCCGGCACCGGCAGGCCGCGGACCGACACGGTCGTGCTCACCGCCGACTACGGCTTCCTCGCCATCTACCCGTACTGGGGCTTCCAGAACCTCACGTCGAACTACGCGAACCCCCTGGCGCACTTCACCGCCCGGTCCGCGGCCATCGAATCGTGGGCGAAGCTGGAGACGCCCGATGAGCTGGTGAAGGCCCTCGGCGAGACGCCCTGGCGCGCCCCGGACGCCTTCGTCTTCCGACGGTCCGCCGACGGCCTCTCGCTGCGCCTCGCCGAGGACGTGTACCCGAACGACCCGAACGTGCGCCGGTACACCGTCGTGTTCCCCGAGAAACTGTTCGAGGACCCCCGATTCACCGTCACCGAGACGGGCCCGTTCGTCGTCGTCGTGAGGAAGTGA
- a CDS encoding decaprenylphospho-beta-D-erythro-pentofuranosid-2-ulose 2-reductase, giving the protein MINAVGVPQSILLLGGTSEIGLSIVEEYLAKGTQRVVLAALPNDPLREQAVAQVEAAGAASVEVIDFDATDFDGHAKTIDAAFANGDIDVAIVAFALDFDAEELWQNQRKAVLLAQVNYTGAVSVGVLLGQKIKEQGHGQIIAMSSVAGLRPRRSNFVYGSSKAGFDGFYLNLGQALEPFGGSVLVVRPGMVRTKFSAHVKEAPLTIDKDVIGKLAVDAAIKGKSLVYAPAPWGFVSFGLKNIPQPIFKRLPI; this is encoded by the coding sequence ATGATCAACGCCGTCGGCGTTCCCCAGTCCATCCTGCTGCTCGGCGGCACCTCCGAGATCGGCCTGTCGATCGTCGAGGAGTACCTCGCCAAGGGCACCCAGCGCGTCGTGCTCGCCGCGCTGCCGAACGACCCGCTGCGCGAACAGGCAGTCGCCCAGGTCGAGGCCGCCGGCGCGGCCTCGGTCGAGGTCATCGACTTCGACGCGACCGACTTCGACGGGCACGCCAAGACCATCGACGCCGCCTTCGCGAACGGCGACATCGACGTCGCGATCGTGGCCTTCGCCCTCGACTTCGACGCCGAGGAGCTGTGGCAGAACCAGCGCAAGGCCGTGCTCCTCGCGCAGGTCAACTACACCGGCGCCGTCTCGGTCGGCGTGCTCCTGGGCCAGAAGATCAAGGAGCAGGGCCACGGCCAGATCATCGCGATGAGCTCCGTGGCGGGCCTGCGCCCGCGCCGCAGCAACTTCGTCTACGGCTCCTCCAAGGCCGGCTTCGACGGCTTCTACCTCAACCTCGGCCAGGCCCTGGAGCCCTTCGGCGGCTCCGTCCTGGTGGTCCGGCCGGGCATGGTGCGCACCAAGTTCTCCGCGCACGTCAAGGAGGCGCCGCTGACCATCGACAAGGACGTCATCGGCAAGCTCGCCGTCGACGCCGCGATCAAGGGCAAGTCGCTGGTGTACGCCCCCGCGCCGTGGGGTTTCGTCAGCTTCGGCCTGAAGAACATCCCGCAGCCGATCTTCAAGCGGCTCCCCATCTAG
- a CDS encoding FAD-binding oxidoreductase, whose protein sequence is MSETTLPYLPISTRKLVGWSRTTPIEGHVLSTPDVDQIAKAVAVVADAEADKPAYLRRGVIARGLGRSYNESAQNTGGLTIDMTPLNAIHEIDAESAVVDVDAGVDLDTLMQAALPYGLWVPVLPGTRQVTIGGAIAHDIHGKNHHSQGSFGNHVLEMSLLTADGKVLTLTPQGSSDDPDGELFWATVAGVGMTGIILRAKIQMKRTESAYFIADTERTNSLQETIDLHLQDGFEDGYEYASGWFDAISAPPKLGRGTFSRGNLATLDELPEKYRKDPLSFNNKPLISFPNIFPNGLANKFDFSLVGEAYWRAGPPSQGKVKNLAGFYHMLDVFGGWNNAYGRTGGFCQYQFIVPTGNEPEFIKLIEDIQASGHVSFLNVIKLFGDGNQAPLSFPFKGWNVCLDFPVKRGLAEFLNELDVRIMAMGGRLYTAKDSRTTAERFHAMYPQIDDWIATRRRIDPTGVFISDLGRRLELA, encoded by the coding sequence ATGTCCGAGACAACTCTTCCCTATCTGCCCATCTCGACGCGCAAGCTGGTGGGCTGGTCGCGCACCACGCCGATCGAGGGCCACGTGCTGTCCACGCCCGACGTGGACCAGATCGCCAAGGCCGTCGCCGTCGTGGCCGACGCCGAGGCCGACAAGCCCGCCTACCTGCGCCGCGGCGTGATCGCGCGCGGCCTGGGCCGGTCCTACAACGAGTCCGCGCAGAACACCGGCGGCCTCACGATCGACATGACACCGCTGAACGCCATTCACGAGATCGACGCCGAGAGCGCCGTCGTGGACGTGGACGCCGGCGTCGACCTCGACACACTGATGCAGGCGGCGCTGCCGTACGGCCTGTGGGTGCCCGTCCTCCCCGGCACGCGCCAGGTGACGATCGGCGGCGCCATCGCGCACGACATCCACGGCAAGAACCACCACAGCCAGGGCTCGTTCGGCAACCACGTGCTCGAGATGTCGCTGCTGACCGCCGACGGCAAGGTCCTCACGCTCACCCCGCAGGGCTCCTCCGACGATCCCGACGGTGAGCTGTTCTGGGCGACCGTCGCCGGCGTCGGCATGACCGGCATCATCCTGCGCGCCAAGATCCAGATGAAGCGCACCGAGAGCGCCTACTTCATCGCCGACACCGAGCGCACCAACTCGCTGCAGGAGACCATCGACCTGCACCTGCAGGACGGCTTCGAGGACGGCTACGAGTACGCCTCCGGCTGGTTCGACGCGATCAGCGCGCCGCCGAAGCTCGGACGCGGCACCTTCTCCCGCGGCAACCTCGCGACGCTCGACGAGCTGCCGGAGAAGTACCGCAAGGACCCGCTGAGCTTCAACAACAAGCCGCTGATCAGCTTCCCCAACATCTTCCCCAACGGGCTGGCCAACAAGTTCGACTTCTCGCTCGTCGGCGAGGCCTACTGGCGCGCCGGGCCGCCCAGCCAGGGCAAGGTGAAGAACCTCGCCGGCTTCTACCACATGCTCGACGTGTTCGGCGGCTGGAACAACGCCTACGGCCGCACCGGCGGCTTCTGCCAGTACCAGTTCATCGTGCCCACCGGTAACGAGCCCGAGTTCATCAAGCTCATCGAGGACATCCAGGCCTCCGGGCACGTCAGCTTCCTCAACGTGATCAAGCTGTTCGGGGACGGCAACCAGGCCCCGCTGAGCTTCCCGTTCAAGGGCTGGAACGTGTGCCTCGACTTCCCCGTGAAGCGCGGCCTCGCCGAGTTCCTCAACGAGCTCGACGTGCGCATCATGGCCATGGGCGGCCGCCTGTACACCGCGAAGGACTCCCGCACCACCGCGGAGCGCTTCCACGCCATGTACCCGCAGATCGACGACTGGATCGCGACCCGCCGCCGGATCGACCCCACCGGAGTCTTCATCTCCGACCTCGGCCGCCGCCTCGAACTCGCCTAA
- a CDS encoding TetR/AcrR family transcriptional regulator — protein MEGTPETDLPATNDDLTAKARIRNAALDLFAAHGVSAVSLRAVAARAGVTVGLVQHHFTTKDGLRGAVEGQIVDYHAQAIARVPDEGPPAEVAAARDASVRAMLARHPAVVDYLRRSFLDPAGSELLIRLTDLGRSEVVRLRAAHLASTDRPEPDQVIGLMVRQLGALFLQPLVDAMWEHVREPGAPSDAKPRLTVGTEPGRPDAPSV, from the coding sequence GTGGAAGGGACCCCCGAGACCGACCTCCCCGCGACGAACGACGACCTGACCGCGAAGGCCCGGATCCGCAACGCGGCACTCGATCTGTTCGCCGCGCACGGGGTGAGCGCCGTCTCGCTGCGCGCCGTCGCGGCACGGGCCGGGGTCACGGTCGGCCTGGTGCAGCACCACTTCACGACGAAGGACGGCCTCCGGGGCGCCGTCGAGGGGCAGATCGTCGACTACCACGCGCAGGCCATCGCCCGTGTTCCCGACGAGGGGCCGCCCGCCGAGGTGGCGGCGGCGCGCGACGCCTCCGTCCGCGCGATGCTCGCCCGGCACCCCGCCGTCGTCGACTACCTGCGCCGGTCCTTCCTCGACCCGGCCGGGTCCGAGCTGCTCATCCGGCTCACCGACCTGGGCCGCAGCGAGGTCGTCCGGCTGCGCGCCGCGCACCTCGCCTCCACCGACCGGCCGGAGCCCGACCAGGTGATCGGCCTGATGGTGCGGCAGCTGGGCGCCCTGTTCCTCCAGCCCCTCGTCGACGCGATGTGGGAGCACGTGCGCGAACCGGGAGCACCGTCGGACGCCAAGCCCCGGCTCACGGTGGGCACCGAACCGGGGCGGCCCGACGCCCCGTCCGTGTGA